A region of the Sideroxydans lithotrophicus ES-1 genome:
CATCGTGTTCCTGCCGCTGATGACACTGCAGGGGCTGGAAGGCAAGCTGTTCATCCCGGTGGCACTGACCATCGTGTTCGCACTGACCGCTTCGCTGCTGCTGTCGCTCACCGTCATCCCGATGCTGGCATCTTTCCTGATCAAGAGTGCCAGCCACGAAGATCCCTGGCTGGTGCGAAAGTCGCTGCAGGTCTATACCCCCCTGCTCAACCTGGCCCTGCGCCGGGAACGAACCATACTCATCGCAGCCGTCGTATCGCTGTTGTTGACCGGTGTCGTCTACACCTTCATCGGCAAGACCTTTATGCCGGAGATGGATGAAGGGGACATCATCATGCAGACCACAAAACTGCCCTCCATCAATCTGGCGCAATCGGCCAACATAGACGAACGTGTGCAGGCGGCAATCCTCAAAGCCGTACCAGAAGTGAAAAGCATCGTCTCGCGCACCGGGGCGGATGAACTGGGTCTCGACCCGATGGGTTTGAACGAAACAGACAACTTCCTCGTACTCAAGCCCCAAGCAGAATGGCGAACGCCGGACAAGAACGCGATCATAGACGACATCCGCAAAGTGATGGGCGACTTTCCGGGACTGGAATACAGTTTCACCCAGCCCATCGCCATGCGCGTTTCGGAAATGCTCACCGGCACCCGTGGCGATGTAGCAATCAAGGTCTTCGGCACCAACATCAACAAGCTCAACGAACTCGCAGAGCAGATCGTAAAAGTGGTCGGAGGTATCAAGGGCAGCGAAGATGCCTACACGGTCAAGAATAACGGCGTTCAGTATTATCGCGTGATCATCGACCGTCTTGCTGCCGGACGATTGGGCTTGAGCGTGGACGACATCAGCAATACGCTGCGAACACAGGTGGAAGGCCGCCAACTCGGCATGGTGGTCGAAGAAGGTCGGCGTACGCCACTGCTGGTACGTGGCGATTCCGAAGTACAACAATCTCCTGCATTGTTCTCAGCGCTCACATTGCCGCTCACCAACGGACAAAGCGTACCGCTATCCGTGGTTGCCAGACTCGAACGCGCCGACGGCCCCGTGAACGTGAACAGGGAGAACGGAAAACGCATGGTGGTGATCCAGACCAACGTTCGCGACCGCGATCTGGTCGGCTTCGTGGATGAAGCCAAAGCCGCCATCGCAGCGCAAATCAAGATGCCCGAAGGCTACAGCATCACCTGGGGCGGGCAATTCGAGAACCAGCAGCGCGCAGCAGCACGTCTGGCCATCGTCATCCCGGTTGCGCTGGGCTTGATCTTCATGCTGCTGTTCGCCACCTTCGGCTCGGTACGACAATCGGTACTGGTACTCACCAACATCCCGTTCGCACTCATGGGCGGTGTTTTTGCCCTGTGGGTCAGCGGCGAATACATGTCCGTTCCGGCATCGGTCGGATTCATCGCATTGCTCGGTATCGCAGTGTTGAATGGCGTAGTGATGGTGTCCTACTTCAATCAGTTGCACGCCGAAGGCATGGACATCACCCAGGTCATCATGGAAGGGGCTAAGCGGCGGTTGCGTCCAGTGCTGATGACTGCCAACATCACCGCCTACAGTTTGCTGCCGGTATTGTTCGCACATGGACCAGGCTCCGAGATCCAGAAACCACTGGCCATCGTCGTGATGGGGGGGCTGATTAGCTCCACCACCCTGACCCTGTTTATGCTGCCGATACTGTACCGTCGCTTCGGCCTTGAGCCGCAGAGGAAAGCACTATGAAAGAAATGAATTGCTGCCTGACGATAGCCTGCCACCGCTCGCTGGAAGAAAGACTGGTCGGTCACCTGCTGGAACACCCGGAGTGGGTACACGGCTTCATCATGTTCAAGGCCGAAGGGGGCAGTCAAAAAGAAATACTGCCCAGCATGATCGAACAGGTGCGCGGGCGTTCGCAGCGCGTGTCGATCCAGGCCGTCATGAACCTGGAAGATGCGCGCGCGCTAGTCAATCACCTCAAACATGAAGAATGCAATCCGGAAATCGCCTACTGGATCACGCCCGTTATTGAATTCGGAAGGATGGAATGAGTAAATTACACATCATCGCCTTGGCACTCTCCCTCTATGCCGTCACGACATATGCCGCAGAGACCGACTACCCCGACCTGCCTCCGCATGGCCAGGTGGATACAGCTTTGAGCAGCCACATCAACGTGATGAACGCCGAAACCGGGGTCAGGATCGAAGAAGTCAATCAGCGCAAATGGGATAGCGGCAATTACGAATTCAATCTACGTGCCGGCTCTTCGCAACGCCAGATCGCCAACACGGGCCAGAAGCTCAAAGAATGGGATGTCACTCTGGAACGCCCGCTGCGTCTCATCAACAAGGTATTCATCGATAGCGATATAGGCGAAGAAGTCGTGGCACGTGCAAATTTTGCCCTGGGAGATGCGCGCCATGAAGCTGGACGCACGCTGCTACACCTGTGGTTCAACTGGCAACGGGAAGAGATGCAGGTGACACAGTGGCAGCAACAAGTAGAAAACCTCACACAGCAGGCGTTGACTACGGACAAGCGCCTGAAGGCAGGAGATGCCCCGCGCATGGAACTTAGCCAGGCCAATGCCGCCGTTGCCCAAGCGACCGTATCGTTGCAACAAGCCAAGATGCGCGCCGAACTGGCTGGCAACGAATTGGCACGGCAATTCCCGTCGATCACGTTGCCGGTTCAGCTATCTACATCGGTACCGCAACCCATCCCGGAGAATCTCGAATATTGGAAGCAAACCATAATCGGAGACAACCATGAACTGGAAATGGTGCGTTCGGAACGCCGCATCCAGCAAATGCTGGCACAACGCAGTCGCGCCGACCGCATACCGGATCCCACTCTCGGCATACGCTATTCGAACGAAATGGGGGGTAACGAAAGAGTAACGGGAGTCATTCTTTCCATCCCTATTTCATTCGGCTTGCGAAGTGCCAATGCAGAGAATGCCGAATATCAGGCCCAGATCGCCGGCGACCGCGAGAATGCCGTGCGGCGCCGGCTTGAGGGCGATATCTACGCTGCCTACACGCAGGCGATCAACAGTTACCAGATCTGGCAGCAGGCCAGTGAGGCCGCTGCCAGCATCCGTCAGAACGCAGACCTGGTAGCGCGTGCCTACAGCCTGGGCGAGAGCAGCCTGTCCGAGACACTCACCGCTCGCCGGCTGGCGCTCGAATCCACGCTTTCCGAAAACCTGATGCGTCTGGACGCCAATGAAGCGCGCTATCGGCTGCAGCTCGATGCCCATCAACTCTGGAAATCGGATACCGACCACGCCGGAGCGCACTGATGTCCGCCCAAGAATGGATAGGCAGTATCGCGGCCACGCTCACCACCTGCTCGTTCATTCCGCAAGTATGGCGTGTGTTGCGCAGCAGACACACGCAGGACATCTCGCTGCTCATGTATGCATTCTTCACCTTGGGAGTGGCACTCTGGCTGGCATATGGCATCCTGCTCGATGCCTGGCCCATCATCATTGCGAACGGTATCACCTTGCTATTGGCCGGAACGGTTCTGCTGCTTAAACTACGATTCGGTTGAATCCCCGTTTTGCTGGGTTACAATTCCCAGCCATAACTTACCTATAATTCCCCGATCTGCGATGCTGAAGAAGATACATGTACGCTCCGTTCGTTCCGGCATGTTCATCAATGAGATATGCGGCAGTTGGATGGAGCATCCGTTCTGGAAAAAGGCTTTTCTGCTCTCGACCGATGAGGACCTGAAAACCCTGAAAACCTGCGGCATACAGGAGGTATGGATCGATACCGAAAAGGGCCTGGATGTGGAAGGCGAAGTGCTCTCCCCCTCCAGGGAAGAAGAGCAGAAAAAGGTCGAGGCCGAACTCAAGAAAGTCGCCACTGAAAACAGAGTGGTGCAACGCGTCCCGGTCCAGAACGAGGTCCAGCGCGCACGCGCCATACTGTCCAAAGGCAAGGCAGCCGTCACCTCCATGTTCAATGAAGCACGCATGGGCAAAGCCATCAGCGTCAGCGAAGCCGAACCACTGGTGGATGAGATCAGCAACTCCATCGCACGCAATCCGGAAGCCTTCCTCAACCTGGCACGGCTCAAGAATGTCGACGACTATACCTATATGCACTCGGTCGCCGTTTGCGGCCTGATGATCGCACTGGGCAAGCAACTGGGACTCGACGGACGCGACCTGAAGGATGCCGGCATCGCCGGACTCATGCACGATGTCGGCAAGGCGTTGATCCCGAACGAAGTGCTCAACAAGCCCGGCAAGCTGACCGACGAAGAATTTGAAATCATCAAAACACACCCGCGCAGGGGCTGGGAAATACTGAACGTCGCCGAAGGCGCGAACGACGTTGCGCTGGATGTCTGCCTGCACCACCATGAGCGCGTTGACGGCACGGGCTATCCGGAGCGAATCTCCGGCGACCTGCTCACCCTGTTCGCCCGTATGGGTGCCGTATGCGACGTATATGACGCACTCACCTCCAACCGTTGCTACAAGAATGGCTGGGAACCCGCCGAAACGATCCGCAAGATGGCGGAATGGCGAAACGGTCACTTCGACGAAAGAGTGTTCCAGGCCTTCGTCAAAACCATCGGTATCTACCCCTCCGGCACCTTAGTAAGACTCAAGTCAGGAAGATTGGCTATAGTCATCGAGCAAACTGAAAAAAGCCTGCTGATGCCTATCGTCAAAGCCTTCTTCTCGACCAAGTCCAATGAGCCGATCATGCCGGAAATGATAGACTTGAGCAGATCCCGGGAAAGCATCGCCAGCGCCGAAGACCCAGCCCAATGGGGCTTCGATTTGAAACAGATCGCTGGTTTTTAGCAATCAATCACTACTTGGGGAGTTAACGATGTCCAATATCCAGTCCGTCCTGCACGAAACACGCGTGTTCAACCCTACAGACGATTTCGTCAAACAAGCCAATGTATCCGGCATGGCCAGTTATCGCGCGATGTGCGATGCGGCAGCAAAAGACTATGCAGGGTTCTGGGCAAATCTGGCACGCGAAACCATCCTCTGGCACAAACCTTTCACCAGGACACTGGACGAGAGCAAGGCCCCTTTTTACAAATGGTTCGAAGACGGCGAATTGAACGTTTCATACAATTGCCTGGATCGGCATCTGGCGACACAACCGGAAAAGAACGCCATCATATTCGAAGCCGACGACGGCAAGGTCACCAAGGTCAGCTACCGCGAGTTGCATGGCCGCGTCTGCCAGTTCGCCAATGGCCTGAAATCGCGCGGCATCAAAAAGGGCGACCGGGTGATCGTTTACATGCCCATGAGTGTGGAGGCGGTCGTCGCCATGCAGGCCTGTGCCCGTATCGGCGCGATCCACTCGGTCGTATTCGGCGGTTTTTCATCCAAGAGCTTGCATGAACGCATCACCGACGCACAGGCAGTGGCAGTCATCACGGCCGACGGCCAGTTTCGCGGCGGCAAGGCCATGGCACTGAAACCCGCAGTGGATGAAGCGCTCAGCCTGGGCGGATGCAAAGCGGTGCACACCGTCATCGTCTATCGCCGCACCGGCGGTGAAGTGCAATGGGACGACAACACCAATGTGTGGTGGCACGACCTGTTCAATTCGCAACCCTCGGCCTGCGAACCTGAATGGGTGGGGGCCGAACATCCGCTGTTCATCCTGTACACCTCCGGCTCAACCGGCAAACCCAAGGGCGTGCAACACTCCACCGCTGGTTACCTGCTGGGTACCATGGTTTCATTGCAATGGGTATTCGATTACAAGCCTTCAGACATCTTCTGGTGCACTGCCGACGTGGGCTGGATCACCGGTCACAGCTACGTTGCTTATGGCCCTTTGGCCATGGGTGCGACACAGGTCATCTTTGAAGGCGTGCCGACCTATCCCGATGCCGGTCGCTTCTGGAAAATGATCCAGGATCACAAGGTCACGACCTTCTACACCGCGCCCACCGCCATTCGCTCTCTGATCAAACTGGGTGGAGATTTGCCGAAACAATACGACCTGTCATCCTTGCGACTGCTCGGCACAGTCGGCGAACCGATCAATCCGGAAGCTTGGATGTGGTACTACACCGTTGTTGGCCAATCGCGCTGCCCTATCGTCGATACCTGGTGGCAAACCGAGACCGGCTGCCACATGATCGCCCCGCTGCCCGGTGCAATGCCGATCAAACCCGGCACCTGTACCCTGCCGCTGCCCGGCATCATGGCCACCATCGTCAATGAAGCAGGCGATGAAGTCCATGACCAGCATGGCGGTTTCCTCGTCATCAAAAAGCCTTTCCCGTCGCAGATCCGCACCATCTGGGGCGATCCGGAACGCTACAAGAAAGGCTACTTCCCGGAAGAGATGCATGGCGCCTACCTCGCGGGAGATTCTGCCCACCGCGATGAAGACGGCTACTTCTGGATCATGGGACGTATCGACGACGTGCTGAACGTCTCCGGCCACCGTCTGGGCACCATGGAAATCGAGTCTGCCCTGGTCTCCAACCCGCTGGTTGCGGAAGCTGCCGTGGTCGGCAAGCCGCACGAGATCAAAGGCGAAGCAGTGGTCGCTTTCGTGGTCTTGAAGGGTTCGCGCCCGGCCGATGCTGCTGCCGCAAAAAAACTGGCAGAAGAACTGCGCAACTGGGTCGGCAAGGAGATCGGCCCGATCGCCAAGCCTGACGAGATCCGTTTCGGCGAAAATCTGCCCAAGACACGGTCAGGCAAGATCATGCGCCGGTTGCTGCGTGCCGTCGCCAAAGGCGAAGAGATCACCCAGGATGTTTCGACTCTGGAAAATCCCGCCATCCTTGAGCAACTGAAGGAAGTCATCAAGTAATCAGGGATGAATTTCGGGGCAAGCTAAACATGGCG
Encoded here:
- a CDS encoding DUF3240 family protein — protein: MKEMNCCLTIACHRSLEERLVGHLLEHPEWVHGFIMFKAEGGSQKEILPSMIEQVRGRSQRVSIQAVMNLEDARALVNHLKHEECNPEIAYWITPVIEFGRME
- a CDS encoding SemiSWEET transporter, which translates into the protein MSAQEWIGSIAATLTTCSFIPQVWRVLRSRHTQDISLLMYAFFTLGVALWLAYGILLDAWPIIIANGITLLLAGTVLLLKLRFG
- a CDS encoding HD-GYP domain-containing protein → MLKKIHVRSVRSGMFINEICGSWMEHPFWKKAFLLSTDEDLKTLKTCGIQEVWIDTEKGLDVEGEVLSPSREEEQKKVEAELKKVATENRVVQRVPVQNEVQRARAILSKGKAAVTSMFNEARMGKAISVSEAEPLVDEISNSIARNPEAFLNLARLKNVDDYTYMHSVAVCGLMIALGKQLGLDGRDLKDAGIAGLMHDVGKALIPNEVLNKPGKLTDEEFEIIKTHPRRGWEILNVAEGANDVALDVCLHHHERVDGTGYPERISGDLLTLFARMGAVCDVYDALTSNRCYKNGWEPAETIRKMAEWRNGHFDERVFQAFVKTIGIYPSGTLVRLKSGRLAIVIEQTEKSLLMPIVKAFFSTKSNEPIMPEMIDLSRSRESIASAEDPAQWGFDLKQIAGF
- a CDS encoding efflux RND transporter permease subunit; translation: MLPKLVEFALTQRMLVAVLTLLIIGAGIVSFRDLPIDAFPDVSSTQVKIIMKAPGMTPEEVEARIVAPIELEMLGIPNQRMLRSISKYAIADITIDFNDGTDIYWARQQVAERLNNALRDLPGGASGGLAPITTPLGEMFMFTVEGEGISLEQRRTILDWTIRPALRTLPGVADVNSLGGLARSFEVVPDHTALAARGLSMLQLQQALEANNRNDGAGRLSDGDEALLVRAEGSIKNLQDVRNIVIASPGNNPIRVSDIAQVRIGSLTRYGVVTQDGKSEAVEGLVLGLRGANAQKVVEGVRAKLAELAPSLPQGVTTRVFYDRGSLVQRAIGTVSKALTEAIVLVVILLVLFLGNFRAALVVALTLPLAVLITFILMQQFGMSANLMSLGGLAIAIGMLVDAAVVVVENIISHLGRKRQHIPHLHVIYSAVKEVIPPVAAGVAIIIIVFLPLMTLQGLEGKLFIPVALTIVFALTASLLLSLTVIPMLASFLIKSASHEDPWLVRKSLQVYTPLLNLALRRERTILIAAVVSLLLTGVVYTFIGKTFMPEMDEGDIIMQTTKLPSINLAQSANIDERVQAAILKAVPEVKSIVSRTGADELGLDPMGLNETDNFLVLKPQAEWRTPDKNAIIDDIRKVMGDFPGLEYSFTQPIAMRVSEMLTGTRGDVAIKVFGTNINKLNELAEQIVKVVGGIKGSEDAYTVKNNGVQYYRVIIDRLAAGRLGLSVDDISNTLRTQVEGRQLGMVVEEGRRTPLLVRGDSEVQQSPALFSALTLPLTNGQSVPLSVVARLERADGPVNVNRENGKRMVVIQTNVRDRDLVGFVDEAKAAIAAQIKMPEGYSITWGGQFENQQRAAARLAIVIPVALGLIFMLLFATFGSVRQSVLVLTNIPFALMGGVFALWVSGEYMSVPASVGFIALLGIAVLNGVVMVSYFNQLHAEGMDITQVIMEGAKRRLRPVLMTANITAYSLLPVLFAHGPGSEIQKPLAIVVMGGLISSTTLTLFMLPILYRRFGLEPQRKAL
- the acs gene encoding acetate--CoA ligase, producing the protein MSNIQSVLHETRVFNPTDDFVKQANVSGMASYRAMCDAAAKDYAGFWANLARETILWHKPFTRTLDESKAPFYKWFEDGELNVSYNCLDRHLATQPEKNAIIFEADDGKVTKVSYRELHGRVCQFANGLKSRGIKKGDRVIVYMPMSVEAVVAMQACARIGAIHSVVFGGFSSKSLHERITDAQAVAVITADGQFRGGKAMALKPAVDEALSLGGCKAVHTVIVYRRTGGEVQWDDNTNVWWHDLFNSQPSACEPEWVGAEHPLFILYTSGSTGKPKGVQHSTAGYLLGTMVSLQWVFDYKPSDIFWCTADVGWITGHSYVAYGPLAMGATQVIFEGVPTYPDAGRFWKMIQDHKVTTFYTAPTAIRSLIKLGGDLPKQYDLSSLRLLGTVGEPINPEAWMWYYTVVGQSRCPIVDTWWQTETGCHMIAPLPGAMPIKPGTCTLPLPGIMATIVNEAGDEVHDQHGGFLVIKKPFPSQIRTIWGDPERYKKGYFPEEMHGAYLAGDSAHRDEDGYFWIMGRIDDVLNVSGHRLGTMEIESALVSNPLVAEAAVVGKPHEIKGEAVVAFVVLKGSRPADAAAAKKLAEELRNWVGKEIGPIAKPDEIRFGENLPKTRSGKIMRRLLRAVAKGEEITQDVSTLENPAILEQLKEVIK
- a CDS encoding TolC family protein — protein: MSKLHIIALALSLYAVTTYAAETDYPDLPPHGQVDTALSSHINVMNAETGVRIEEVNQRKWDSGNYEFNLRAGSSQRQIANTGQKLKEWDVTLERPLRLINKVFIDSDIGEEVVARANFALGDARHEAGRTLLHLWFNWQREEMQVTQWQQQVENLTQQALTTDKRLKAGDAPRMELSQANAAVAQATVSLQQAKMRAELAGNELARQFPSITLPVQLSTSVPQPIPENLEYWKQTIIGDNHELEMVRSERRIQQMLAQRSRADRIPDPTLGIRYSNEMGGNERVTGVILSIPISFGLRSANAENAEYQAQIAGDRENAVRRRLEGDIYAAYTQAINSYQIWQQASEAAASIRQNADLVARAYSLGESSLSETLTARRLALESTLSENLMRLDANEARYRLQLDAHQLWKSDTDHAGAH